GGCGTGGTCGCGGTTGATGAACGGATCCTCCAGCTCGTCGTTGTTGTAGCGCAGGTCCACGATGGTGTTGGCGTGGCGGAAGCCCTCGTCGACGCCCAGGCGCGCGGCCAGCGAACCGGCGATGCGGTTGTGCACGACCACCTGCAGGGGGATGATCTCGATCTTGCGGCAAAGCTGCTCGCAGTCATCCAGCTGCTCGATGAAATGGGTCTCCACGCCGTTGCGGTTGAGATAGTCCAGCAGCAGGGCCGAGATCTGGTTGTTCAGGGCGCCCTTTCCTTTGAAACGGGCGCGCTTGACGTTGTTGTAGGCCACGGCCACGTCTTTGTAACGGAAAATCACCCGGTCGGGCTGGTCGGTCGCAAAAATCTGCTTTTCGTTCCCGTCGAAGATCAAGTCTCCTTTCGTCATGGTTGTCTATCGGTTTTTCTTGAAATACGAAACGGCGTTGTCGAAGAGCGGCTGGTAGAGCTCCTCCTCGATGTTCTTGAACAGGTTGGGCTCCCAGCGCTCCGTGTGGCCCATCTTGCCGAGGATCTGGCCGTTCGGGCTGATGATGCCTTCGATGGCGAAGTAGGAACCGTTCGGGTTGTACGGCGCCTCCATCGTGACCTCCTCGGAGAAGGGATCCACATACTGGAAGGCCACCTGGCCCTTGGCGAAGAGTTCCTTCGCGAGCGCCTCGGAGACCACGAACTTGCCCTCGCCGTGGCTGACGGCGATGGTGTGCAGGTCGCCCACGTTCATGCCCGCGAGCCAGGGCGAGCGGGTCGTGGCGACACGCGTCGTGGCCATCTGGGAGATATGGCGGTTGATGTCATTGCGGAAGAGGGTCGGAGACTCGGTCGTGACCATGCCGAGATGGCCGTACGGGAGCAGGCCGCTCTTGACGAGCGCCTGGAAACCGTTGCAGATGCCGAGGATCAGGCCGCCGCGCTCCAGCAGACCTTCGATGGCCTGCGCCACGCGGGCGTTGTTGAGCACGTTGGCGATGAACTTGCCGCTGCCGTCCGGCTCGTCGCCGGCGGAGAAGCCGCCCGAGAGCATCAGGATCTGGCAGCCGTCGATGGCGGCGCCCATCTCGTCGATGGAGCGGAGGACGTCCGCGCCCGTGAGGTTGCGGAACACGCCGAACTGCACGTCGGCACCCGCCTTGCGGAACGCCTTGGCGGTATCATAGTCGCAGTTGGTGCCCGGGAAGACCGGGATGTACACCAGCGGCTTCTCCACCGGCGCGCCCTTCCAGCGCGGCGCCTCGTATTTGCCTTCCGGCTTGACGTTCACCATCTTCGTGTGTGCGGCAGGGACCTTCGGCGGGTACACCCTGGCGTACTTGCCGGCGTTGGCTTCCGCCAGACGGTCGACGCTGATGCGCTCGCCGGCGATCTTCAGCAGGCCGTCCTCGCCGTCCGTGACTTCACCCAGCAGGATGGCCTGCGGGAAGTCGAGCGGCGTCTCGGACTCCACGAGGATGGAGCCGTAGCCCAGGTCGAAGAGCTCGCGCTCGGAGAGCTTGACATCCACGCCGAAGAGGTTGCCGAAGGCCATCTTGGAGAGGCCTTCCGCCACGCCGCCGCGGCCCAGGGCCCAGGCGGAGACGATGTTGCCGGCGGAAATCTGTGCGTGGACATAGTCCCAGTTGGCTTTCAGCTGGTCCACGTCCGGCATGCGGTTGGCCAGCGGGGTATGCTTGATCAGGTAGAG
This Bacteroidales bacterium WCE2004 DNA region includes the following protein-coding sequences:
- a CDS encoding phosphoribosylaminoimidazole-succinocarboxamide synthase — its product is MTKGDLIFDGNEKQIFATDQPDRVIFRYKDVAVAYNNVKRARFKGKGALNNQISALLLDYLNRNGVETHFIEQLDDCEQLCRKIEIIPLQVVVHNRIAGSLAARLGVDEGFRHANTIVDLRYNNDELEDPFINRDHAVAIGLATYEELDGMYDTARRVNDLLKPLFHKAGIELVDVKLEFGRATDTGAIIISDEISPDTCRLWDEATGERMDKDRFRLDLSRVVENYTNVLDRLKKVL